A region from the uncultured Stenotrophomonas sp. genome encodes:
- a CDS encoding hypothetical protein (Evidence 5 : No homology to any previously reported sequences), translating to MWGKPHIYLVGAGLARHGASPVTPHAGQAPHLRHRDFAMNPMDAVGSVGAGRWSALSIGLR from the coding sequence ATGTGGGGCAAGCCCCACATCTATCTCGTAGGTGCCGGGCTTGCCCGGCACGGGGCTTCACCGGTAACGCCACATGCGGGGCAAGCCCCGCATCTACGACACCGGGATTTTGCGATGAACCCGATGGATGCGGTGGGTTCGGTGGGTGCCGGCCGTTGGTCGGCACTATCCATCGGCTTGCGGTAA
- a CDS encoding conserved hypothetical protein (Evidence 4 : Homologs of previously reported genes of unknown function) has protein sequence MSQTKNFNLPDLGEGLPDATIVEWFVKEGDVIKLDEPLVSMETAKAVVEVPSPVSGKVLKLAGAAGGIVVTGHMLAQFEIDPNLPQRAEGQDTGHHHGAPAPAAPAPAPAAAPAPAAAAAERADEGTVVGAMVSSNAVHTEQAVAVGGVKAMPAVRAVARKLGVDLARVRATGADGAVTMGDVKQAAAAGTARIGSAPAAAPQPAAAPAPAVRSEAARTPLSATGKPMRTAPPGVVAKGQPEPLKGVRRNMARVMADAHSKVVPTTLSDDADIHAWAPGNDMTSRLVRGIVRACQAVPAMNAWFDGDNLTRTLHAQVDIGIAVDTDDGLFVPALRNADMLDARGVREGINRLRQQVEDRSIAPSELTGYTISLSNFGMFAGRYATPVVVPPCVAIVAAGRARFQLTPVMGGVETHKVIPLSVTFDHRACTGGEAARFLRALIDDLALVN, from the coding sequence ATGAGCCAGACCAAGAACTTCAACCTGCCCGACCTGGGCGAAGGCCTGCCGGACGCCACCATCGTCGAATGGTTCGTCAAGGAAGGCGACGTCATCAAGCTGGACGAACCGCTGGTGTCGATGGAAACCGCCAAGGCGGTGGTGGAGGTGCCCTCGCCGGTGTCCGGCAAGGTGCTGAAGCTGGCCGGCGCAGCCGGCGGCATCGTGGTGACCGGGCACATGCTGGCGCAGTTCGAGATCGACCCGAACCTGCCGCAGCGTGCTGAAGGCCAGGACACCGGGCATCACCACGGCGCACCTGCTCCGGCCGCACCGGCACCGGCGCCCGCAGCGGCTCCCGCCCCGGCAGCGGCCGCCGCCGAGCGCGCCGACGAAGGCACCGTGGTCGGCGCGATGGTCAGCTCCAACGCCGTGCACACCGAGCAGGCCGTGGCCGTCGGTGGCGTCAAGGCGATGCCGGCGGTGCGCGCGGTCGCGCGCAAGCTCGGCGTCGACCTGGCCCGCGTGCGCGCCACCGGCGCCGATGGCGCGGTGACGATGGGCGACGTGAAGCAGGCGGCCGCCGCCGGCACCGCCCGCATCGGCAGCGCGCCCGCCGCCGCACCGCAACCGGCAGCCGCACCGGCTCCGGCGGTGCGCAGCGAAGCCGCCCGCACCCCGCTTTCCGCCACCGGCAAGCCGATGCGCACCGCCCCCCCGGGCGTGGTCGCCAAGGGCCAGCCGGAACCGCTCAAGGGCGTGCGCCGCAACATGGCCCGGGTAATGGCCGACGCGCACAGCAAGGTGGTGCCGACCACGCTCAGCGACGACGCCGACATCCACGCCTGGGCGCCGGGCAACGACATGACCTCGCGGCTGGTGCGCGGCATCGTCCGCGCCTGCCAGGCGGTGCCGGCGATGAACGCCTGGTTCGACGGCGACAACCTCACCCGCACCCTGCACGCACAGGTGGACATCGGCATCGCCGTGGACACCGACGACGGCCTGTTCGTGCCCGCCCTGCGCAATGCCGACATGCTCGACGCGCGCGGCGTGCGCGAGGGCATCAACCGCCTGCGCCAGCAGGTCGAGGACCGCTCCATCGCGCCGTCGGAGCTGACCGGCTACACCATCAGCCTGTCCAACTTCGGCATGTTCGCCGGCCGCTACGCCACCCCGGTGGTGGTGCCACCGTGCGTGGCGATCGTCGCCGCCGGCCGCGCACGCTTCCAGCTGACCCCGGTGATGGGCGGCGTGGAAACGCACAAGGTGATCCCGCTGTCGGTCACCTTCGACCACCGCGCCTGCACCGGCGGCGAGGCGGCGCGCTTCCTGCGCGCGCTGATCGACGACCTCGCGTTGGTCAATTGA